One Succinivibrio dextrinosolvens DNA window includes the following coding sequences:
- a CDS encoding ATP-binding protein, which translates to MEYKRTKYVNRLIDRKNNGLIKVITGAKRSGKSYLLNELFYSSLIAQGISKKNIIRFSFDSDEDIDLLDEYLKDTPSKIKSTNNEIEVNSKKFRAYIKDKTNENEDFYLFLDEIQLLENFIGTLNGLLKHKNFDIYVTGSNSRFLSSDIATEFKGRGTIIHVLPLVFSEYVENTQQDITKAWKDYIVTGGIPLVANMQKDEEKNNYLKLLAEETYLKDIIQRHNLKKKNEIGDTFNILASTIGAPLNIRRITNTFKSVMNKDISELTISNFIDYFEDAFVISKAQKYNIKGRKYIGSPFKLYFEDVGVRNARLNFRQIEETHLMENIIYNELRYRGFNVDVGEVNVSEKTERTDVNGKNIYEQKKLEVDFIATKGNEKYYIQSALSMSDPEKQLQEKRSLYYIDDSFKKIVVSRTGLKPAFDDKGILVVDLFDFLLDEKYMT; encoded by the coding sequence ATGGAATACAAAAGAACAAAATACGTTAATCGTTTAATAGATAGAAAAAATAACGGTCTGATTAAAGTCATTACCGGCGCAAAACGTTCTGGCAAGTCCTACTTATTAAATGAACTATTTTATTCTAGCCTTATTGCTCAGGGAATTTCTAAGAAAAACATCATTAGGTTCTCTTTTGATTCTGATGAGGATATTGATTTACTTGATGAGTACCTTAAAGACACTCCGTCAAAAATCAAAAGTACAAATAATGAGATAGAAGTTAATTCCAAAAAGTTCAGAGCATATATAAAAGATAAAACAAACGAAAACGAGGACTTTTATCTGTTTTTAGATGAGATTCAGCTTCTTGAGAATTTTATTGGCACATTAAATGGTCTTTTAAAACACAAGAATTTTGATATTTATGTTACAGGTTCGAATTCAAGATTCTTATCATCTGATATCGCAACTGAATTTAAAGGAAGAGGAACAATTATTCATGTTTTGCCGCTGGTTTTCTCTGAATATGTGGAAAATACCCAGCAGGATATTACTAAAGCCTGGAAAGACTACATTGTAACAGGAGGAATTCCGCTTGTTGCAAATATGCAAAAAGATGAAGAAAAGAATAATTACCTTAAGCTGTTAGCTGAGGAAACATACCTTAAGGATATCATTCAAAGACACAATTTAAAAAAGAAGAATGAGATAGGGGATACTTTCAATATATTAGCCTCAACAATTGGAGCTCCATTAAATATCAGGAGAATAACCAACACCTTTAAAAGTGTTATGAATAAAGATATCTCAGAGTTGACCATTTCAAATTTTATTGATTATTTTGAGGATGCATTTGTTATTTCAAAAGCTCAAAAATATAACATCAAAGGAAGAAAATACATCGGCTCTCCATTTAAGCTGTATTTTGAGGATGTTGGAGTTAGAAATGCTCGTTTAAACTTTCGTCAGATAGAAGAAACTCACCTTATGGAAAACATTATTTACAACGAGCTAAGATATAGAGGCTTCAATGTTGATGTTGGAGAAGTGAATGTCAGCGAAAAAACAGAGCGAACTGATGTAAACGGCAAAAATATTTATGAACAGAAAAAACTAGAAGTCGATTTCATTGCAACCAAGGGAAACGAGAAGTATTATATTCAATCCGCTCTATCAATGAGTGATCCTGAAAAACAGCTTCAGGAAAAAAGAAGTCTTTACTATATTGATGATTCATTTAAAAAAATTGTTGTGTCCAGAACCGGACTTAAACCTGCTTTTGATGATAAAGGAATTCTTGTTGTGGATCTCTTTGATTTCCTTTTAGATGAAAAGTATATGACTTAA
- a CDS encoding ABC transporter permease — MKNNSLLASAWREYSYVFVFIVIFLVYASSSSGLTLNATMNILRHSAVIGVIAIGMGMVCITAEIDLSVGSMLAMVSGLSVIVFNATDSITLTLLFSVLFACFCGLINGVLVGIVKMPSFIVTLATMLIFRSFAQYICQHIDKALAGGGSSVYRMITKHDMFQSMFTFGNSKFITLPIVGIVLVVFTLAFVYLLESTKYGKKVYAVGSSYKGAFMAGINVRLIKTSVFVITGGLVGVASFLWIAMNASSDPATTGSGYEMYAIAAVVLGGISMAGGKGRCLGILFGALSYTVIDKIIIALKMDSLINDAVKGIILIIVILIQVAGPQLKERFSIMKAKASS; from the coding sequence ATGAAGAATAATTCGCTGCTTGCCAGTGCCTGGCGCGAATACAGCTATGTATTTGTTTTTATAGTAATATTTCTGGTTTACGCCTCAAGCAGTAGTGGACTTACTCTGAATGCCACAATGAATATTCTGCGTCACTCAGCTGTTATCGGTGTTATTGCCATCGGTATGGGTATGGTGTGTATAACCGCAGAAATTGACCTTTCTGTTGGATCAATGCTGGCTATGGTGAGCGGACTTAGTGTCATCGTCTTCAATGCTACAGACAGTATTACCTTAACATTGCTGTTCTCAGTTCTCTTCGCCTGCTTCTGCGGACTTATCAACGGAGTACTGGTTGGTATCGTGAAAATGCCTTCCTTTATTGTTACTCTGGCTACCATGCTGATTTTCCGATCCTTTGCTCAGTATATCTGTCAGCATATAGACAAGGCTTTAGCCGGTGGAGGAAGCTCTGTTTACAGAATGATCACCAAGCATGACATGTTCCAGAGCATGTTCACATTCGGTAACTCCAAGTTCATCACTCTGCCTATTGTAGGTATCGTGCTGGTTGTATTTACTCTGGCCTTTGTATATCTGCTTGAGTCAACCAAGTACGGCAAGAAGGTATATGCAGTGGGAAGCTCCTACAAGGGTGCCTTTATGGCCGGAATCAATGTCCGTCTGATAAAGACCTCAGTATTCGTAATTACCGGTGGTCTGGTTGGTGTAGCTTCTTTCCTGTGGATTGCAATGAATGCTTCATCAGATCCTGCGACAACCGGTTCTGGCTATGAGATGTACGCAATTGCTGCGGTAGTTCTTGGCGGTATCAGCATGGCAGGAGGTAAGGGCAGATGCCTGGGAATTCTTTTCGGTGCCCTATCCTATACCGTAATCGACAAGATCATTATCGCCCTGAAGATGGACTCACTGATTAACGATGCTGTTAAGGGAATAATCCTGATCATCGTTATTCTGATTCAGGTTGCAGGTCCTCAGCTTAAGGAAAGATTTTCCATAATGAAGGCGAAAGCTTCCAGTTAA
- a CDS encoding sugar ABC transporter ATP-binding protein, with protein MPLLQMHRICKSFNGVPVLKDVELEVEEGVVHALLGENGAGKSTLMNILTGTIPKDSGEIYFEGQKLEKLSVSRTEELGIAFVHQELNLFNDLKVFENIFICKELSGFLGHLKKKEMISRCEELFAKLGVSIDPKALVADLKTSDKQLLEISKALFFKAKLLILDEPTTALNNEEVEHLFSIVEGLKKQGISFIFISHKMPEIFKYCDTYTVFRNGQYIAEGKISETTPDEITKLMVGRSGTSSDIYEKRETGETVLEIKNLTGPGFHDVNLEVKKGQIVGMTGLEGSGSSELMQCLFGTTLRSGGSVLVSGHELPPASVHAAMKHGIALLPANRKENSVIPDMNILENMYLAEHTLSAGKFHINNMEEMKKYKKYRDLMNLKAESATLPITSLSGGNQQKVFIARWLNTDAQILLFDNPTQGIDVGAKAEIYKLILELAKNGKTILVNTLEIPELQKVADYCAVFCDGKIVKILPHEQIEEHTIMMYSTNSIQEQTEVKNEE; from the coding sequence ATGCCTCTGCTGCAGATGCACAGGATCTGTAAGTCCTTCAACGGAGTACCTGTGCTAAAAGATGTAGAGCTCGAAGTTGAGGAGGGCGTGGTTCACGCCCTTCTCGGTGAAAACGGAGCGGGTAAATCTACATTGATGAATATTCTTACCGGCACCATTCCAAAGGACAGCGGTGAGATTTATTTTGAAGGTCAGAAACTTGAAAAACTCTCCGTAAGCAGAACTGAAGAGCTGGGTATTGCATTTGTGCATCAGGAGCTAAATCTTTTCAACGATCTGAAGGTATTTGAAAACATTTTTATCTGTAAGGAGCTCTCCGGATTCTTAGGTCATCTTAAGAAAAAGGAGATGATCTCAAGATGTGAGGAGCTCTTTGCAAAACTTGGCGTATCAATTGATCCTAAGGCTCTGGTAGCCGATCTTAAAACCAGTGACAAACAGCTTCTGGAAATCAGTAAGGCCTTGTTTTTCAAGGCTAAGCTTCTGATCCTCGATGAGCCTACAACCGCTCTCAACAACGAAGAGGTGGAACATCTGTTCTCCATCGTCGAGGGACTGAAGAAACAGGGCATCTCCTTTATTTTCATATCCCATAAGATGCCTGAAATCTTTAAGTACTGTGATACCTACACAGTATTCAGAAACGGACAGTATATCGCTGAGGGAAAAATCAGCGAGACCACACCTGACGAGATTACAAAACTAATGGTCGGAAGAAGCGGAACCTCTTCTGACATCTATGAAAAACGTGAAACTGGTGAAACAGTCCTTGAGATTAAGAATCTTACAGGTCCTGGGTTCCATGATGTAAATCTTGAGGTAAAGAAAGGACAGATTGTCGGTATGACAGGACTTGAAGGCTCTGGCAGTAGCGAGCTGATGCAGTGTCTGTTCGGTACCACCCTGCGTTCAGGGGGAAGTGTCTTGGTATCAGGTCATGAGCTGCCACCTGCATCAGTACATGCCGCAATGAAACACGGTATAGCCCTGCTTCCTGCCAACCGTAAAGAGAACTCTGTGATTCCGGATATGAATATTCTGGAGAATATGTATCTGGCAGAGCATACCTTAAGTGCAGGTAAATTCCATATCAATAATATGGAAGAAATGAAAAAGTACAAGAAATATCGAGATCTGATGAATCTTAAGGCTGAATCTGCAACTCTGCCTATAACATCCTTGTCAGGCGGTAATCAGCAGAAGGTTTTCATTGCAAGATGGTTAAACACAGATGCCCAGATCCTGCTTTTTGACAATCCTACTCAGGGAATCGATGTCGGGGCCAAGGCTGAAATCTATAAACTGATTCTGGAACTGGCTAAAAACGGTAAAACCATCCTGGTTAATACCCTTGAGATTCCTGAACTGCAGAAGGTAGCAGATTACTGCGCCGTATTCTGTGACGGAAAAATCGTGAAGATCCTTCCTCATGAGCAGATTGAGGAACACACCATCATGATGTATTCAACAAATTCAATACAAGAACAGACAGAGGTAAAAAATGAAGAATAA
- a CDS encoding substrate-binding domain-containing protein, whose protein sequence is MTNFKKNIIAAVVAGGLSAMFSAPAFAADKNIIVLTSPEDHGWTGSVATFAKEKAKEITSQGKYDVNVITCDNAGYQINQIEDIIAQGDKKLAGIVIQPIDDTVMSGIQQIVNAEIPYVAFDRIIDGVANTAVSNVKGDNEGIGAGAASYFVDNGLKPGDKVYVYEGDTSSVTTLRNRGFVEYLSGKKEFNGKKIADNLKWTDEQLKNITYSGAMNWSRSSTKTSFESLMGEASNADIKWFYAEDDELAMGILEALRGGGIDESTKDKFYSHKPFITGCGGLEEIYSVIRGEDYKDIASKLGGIMSVTYSPSMIQTAEQDMVDYLDGKKVTQDHVIECHNVTKENVKDFKSFN, encoded by the coding sequence ATGACTAACTTCAAGAAAAACATCATCGCTGCAGTTGTTGCAGGCGGTCTTTCAGCAATGTTTAGTGCACCAGCCTTTGCTGCAGATAAGAATATAATTGTTTTAACCTCACCTGAGGATCACGGCTGGACAGGTTCTGTTGCAACCTTCGCCAAGGAAAAGGCAAAGGAGATCACCTCACAGGGCAAGTATGACGTTAATGTTATCACCTGTGACAATGCAGGCTATCAGATCAATCAGATCGAGGATATTATCGCTCAGGGTGACAAGAAGCTCGCAGGTATAGTAATTCAGCCTATCGATGATACCGTAATGTCAGGTATCCAGCAGATTGTTAACGCAGAGATCCCTTACGTAGCCTTCGACCGTATTATTGACGGGGTCGCCAATACCGCAGTTTCAAATGTTAAGGGCGACAACGAAGGTATTGGTGCCGGTGCTGCATCCTACTTTGTAGACAATGGCTTAAAACCAGGTGACAAGGTCTACGTATACGAGGGAGATACCTCATCTGTTACCACTCTTCGCAACAGAGGCTTTGTTGAGTATCTGTCAGGCAAGAAAGAGTTCAACGGCAAGAAGATTGCTGACAACCTGAAGTGGACAGATGAGCAGTTAAAGAACATCACCTACTCAGGAGCCATGAACTGGAGCCGTTCATCCACCAAAACCTCATTTGAGTCACTGATGGGTGAAGCTTCAAATGCAGACATCAAATGGTTCTATGCCGAGGATGACGAGCTGGCAATGGGTATTCTTGAAGCACTGCGCGGTGGCGGTATCGATGAGAGCACCAAGGACAAGTTCTACTCTCACAAGCCTTTCATCACCGGCTGCGGCGGTCTTGAGGAAATCTACAGCGTAATCCGCGGTGAAGACTACAAGGATATCGCCTCAAAGCTTGGCGGCATCATGTCAGTTACCTACAGTCCTTCAATGATCCAGACTGCAGAGCAGGATATGGTTGATTATCTTGATGGCAAGAAGGTTACTCAGGACCACGTGATCGAGTGCCACAACGTAACAAAAGAGAACGTTAAGGACTTCAAGTCCTTCAATTAA
- a CDS encoding sugar phosphate isomerase/epimerase family protein: MKLGFVSAILDGYSYEEMMATAKEIGYQCVEVACWPEAKAERRYAGVSHINCEKVIEDDSYAQHVLAVAKDNDVEISSLAFYPNTLDPDQKKRHDNVEHLKNVIRASHKLGINMVTTFIGRDQNRNFEDNLLIVKEVWPEILNLAKELGVKVAIENCPMLFGPDQWPGGQNLMTTPHNWRRIFEILDYDNLGINYDPSHFVWQMIDYVEPVYEFRDRIFHVHFKDLKVIKSKLNQVGILAYPLDFMAPKLPGLGDVNFSRFVSALTDIGYNSYACVEVEDRAFEDTKERILDSLKLSYHYMRNFVI; this comes from the coding sequence ATGAAACTTGGATTTGTCAGTGCCATTTTAGACGGCTATTCATATGAAGAGATGATGGCCACAGCAAAGGAAATCGGATATCAGTGTGTTGAGGTTGCCTGCTGGCCTGAGGCTAAGGCAGAAAGACGTTATGCCGGAGTATCCCACATCAACTGTGAAAAGGTTATTGAGGATGACAGTTATGCTCAGCATGTACTTGCCGTAGCAAAGGATAACGATGTGGAAATTTCCTCTCTTGCATTCTATCCAAATACTCTTGATCCGGATCAGAAGAAGCGTCATGACAATGTTGAGCATTTAAAGAATGTCATAAGAGCCAGTCACAAGCTTGGAATCAACATGGTGACAACTTTCATCGGCCGAGATCAGAACAGAAACTTTGAGGATAACCTTCTGATTGTAAAGGAGGTATGGCCTGAAATTCTTAATCTTGCAAAGGAGTTGGGAGTAAAGGTTGCAATTGAAAACTGCCCTATGCTCTTTGGTCCGGATCAGTGGCCTGGCGGTCAGAATCTGATGACCACTCCCCACAACTGGAGAAGGATTTTTGAAATCCTGGATTATGACAATCTTGGAATCAACTACGATCCTTCTCATTTCGTATGGCAGATGATTGACTATGTTGAGCCTGTGTATGAGTTCAGGGACAGAATCTTCCACGTACATTTCAAGGATCTGAAGGTTATAAAGAGCAAGCTCAACCAGGTTGGTATTCTGGCATATCCTCTGGATTTCATGGCACCAAAGCTTCCAGGACTTGGAGATGTCAACTTCTCAAGATTTGTGAGCGCTCTGACTGATATCGGCTACAACAGCTATGCCTGTGTAGAGGTAGAGGACCGCGCCTTTGAGGATACTAAAGAAAGAATTCTGGACAGTCTGAAACTGTCTTATCACTATATGAGAAATTTCGTTATCTAA
- a CDS encoding Gfo/Idh/MocA family protein: MLNVGIIGCGKIAQIRHIPEYLNNKNVKITSFFDLNKERAQALAEKYQGKAFDSLDDMLKDQELDAVSICSANTVHAEHALKALENHKHVLLEKPMATKLEDCIKIVELARKNNLKLMIDQNQRLAKAHAKAKELIEKGEIGKIISFRTTFGHGGPETWSIDPGINSWFFDKNRSAMGALGDLGVHKTDLISYLVGSRIKAVTAKIATIDKKDAKGNPVSVDDNAFCIYEMENGVIGTMTASWTFYGREDNSTIIYGQKGILRIYDSKDYSIELLGADGSVVNYDLDRIQTNDNQTSTGIIDAFVDCIENNHKPLIDGESVLGAMKAVFAAMESSEIGRRIEIKE; the protein is encoded by the coding sequence ATGTTGAACGTAGGAATAATCGGTTGTGGCAAGATTGCACAGATTCGCCATATACCAGAATATCTTAACAATAAGAATGTAAAAATTACCTCTTTCTTCGATTTGAACAAAGAAAGAGCCCAGGCTCTGGCAGAAAAATATCAGGGAAAGGCTTTTGACTCCCTGGATGACATGCTTAAGGATCAGGAGCTTGATGCTGTCAGCATATGCAGTGCCAATACCGTTCACGCAGAACATGCTCTGAAAGCTTTGGAAAATCACAAGCACGTGCTTTTGGAAAAACCAATGGCCACCAAGCTTGAGGACTGCATAAAGATTGTCGAGCTGGCCAGAAAAAACAATCTAAAACTAATGATTGATCAGAACCAGAGACTTGCAAAAGCTCACGCAAAGGCTAAAGAGCTGATTGAAAAGGGGGAGATCGGAAAGATTATCTCCTTCAGAACCACATTCGGTCACGGTGGACCTGAGACCTGGAGTATCGATCCTGGCATCAACAGCTGGTTCTTTGACAAGAACCGTTCTGCCATGGGAGCTTTAGGAGATCTCGGCGTACACAAAACCGACCTTATCTCTTATCTTGTTGGCTCAAGAATCAAAGCCGTAACCGCAAAAATTGCAACCATTGATAAAAAAGATGCAAAGGGAAATCCTGTAAGCGTGGATGACAATGCTTTCTGCATCTATGAAATGGAGAACGGTGTTATCGGAACCATGACCGCATCTTGGACTTTCTATGGAAGAGAGGATAACTCAACCATTATCTACGGTCAGAAGGGCATCCTGAGAATCTACGATTCAAAAGACTATTCAATCGAACTTCTTGGCGCTGACGGCAGTGTAGTCAACTACGATCTGGACAGGATTCAGACCAATGACAACCAGACCTCAACAGGCATTATCGATGCTTTTGTGGACTGCATTGAAAATAATCACAAACCATTAATTGACGGAGAATCTGTACTTGGAGCAATGAAAGCGGTATTCGCCGCCATGGAGTCCTCTGAGATCGGAAGAAGAATTGAGATTAAGGAGTAG
- a CDS encoding LacI family DNA-binding transcriptional regulator: MRNTRYKTHEIAKQAGVSPASVSRAINHPELLSGESLEKIRATMQTMGYDVNEIFQTDSKEIILINCPQGTNPFYEEVLDGVISSAECNGYYTLLNYTELDENNIEDFLKMLQIAKIKGLIALSQLSVEILNKINSFVPVVQCCEFNDQSSLPYVSIDDYMAAKNAVKYLIAAGRRKIAFLNGPRHYKYARERLRGFMDALTEEHIAVPDEWIMHVPQIDYQMADTLISRVLSDDHKPDAVFAASDVLAAAVVNRAVYSDLKVPEDLMVIGFDNISLCQIVRPALTSVNQPKHKLGYTACEMLHEKLKGKTLKVNEVLLSTELVLRGSTEHQ; encoded by the coding sequence ATGAGAAACACGCGATATAAGACACATGAGATTGCAAAGCAGGCAGGAGTCTCCCCTGCAAGTGTTTCCCGTGCCATCAATCATCCTGAGCTTTTAAGCGGAGAATCACTTGAGAAGATCAGAGCAACCATGCAGACAATGGGCTATGATGTTAATGAAATATTTCAGACGGATTCAAAGGAAATAATTCTTATCAACTGTCCTCAGGGAACCAATCCTTTTTACGAGGAAGTCCTGGACGGAGTTATCAGTTCAGCTGAATGCAACGGTTACTACACTCTTCTAAACTATACTGAGCTTGATGAAAACAATATCGAAGATTTTCTGAAGATGCTGCAGATTGCAAAGATCAAGGGCCTCATTGCATTAAGTCAGCTGTCAGTTGAGATTCTGAACAAGATAAACTCCTTTGTGCCAGTGGTTCAGTGCTGTGAGTTCAATGATCAATCCTCTCTTCCATATGTAAGTATCGATGACTATATGGCCGCAAAGAATGCGGTTAAATATCTGATTGCTGCTGGCAGAAGAAAAATCGCCTTTCTGAACGGACCTAGACACTACAAGTATGCCCGCGAGCGCCTAAGGGGCTTTATGGATGCCTTAACCGAGGAACATATTGCTGTACCTGATGAATGGATAATGCATGTGCCTCAGATTGACTATCAGATGGCTGATACCCTTATCAGCAGGGTCCTTTCTGATGATCACAAGCCTGACGCTGTCTTTGCTGCTTCCGATGTGCTGGCGGCTGCGGTGGTAAACCGTGCTGTATACAGTGATCTCAAGGTTCCAGAAGATCTTATGGTAATAGGCTTTGACAATATTTCTCTGTGTCAGATCGTAAGACCTGCCTTAACCTCGGTAAACCAGCCAAAACATAAGCTTGGTTACACTGCCTGTGAAATGCTGCACGAGAAACTCAAAGGAAAAACTCTTAAGGTTAATGAGGTTCTTCTCTCAACAGAGCTGGTGTTAAGAGGTTCAACTGAGCATCAGTGA
- a CDS encoding cupin domain-containing protein, whose protein sequence is MAFEVLLSDKSKKPEHQAEAANVSFADLGSFDGIKDYIMECPDAKLTMNSKLFLKDLLKLTGMEMSFGYMEPDTVGPFSHKHKLNEEVYLVLNGNGIMTVDGKDYPLKEGSVMRVDPKGVRKLSSGDKGLTYICIQTKRNSLESYTMTDAEML, encoded by the coding sequence ATGGCATTTGAAGTTCTACTATCAGACAAGTCAAAGAAACCAGAGCATCAGGCTGAGGCAGCCAACGTATCCTTTGCAGATCTAGGTTCGTTTGATGGCATTAAGGACTATATCATGGAGTGTCCTGATGCCAAGCTTACCATGAACTCAAAACTGTTCTTAAAAGATCTGCTGAAGTTAACCGGAATGGAAATGTCCTTTGGCTATATGGAACCAGACACAGTTGGACCATTTTCACACAAACACAAGCTGAACGAAGAAGTGTATCTTGTGCTTAACGGAAACGGTATCATGACTGTAGACGGCAAGGATTATCCACTGAAGGAAGGTTCTGTAATGAGAGTTGATCCTAAAGGTGTGCGCAAATTGTCATCTGGAGATAAGGGACTGACTTATATCTGTATTCAGACCAAGCGCAACTCTCTTGAAAGCTATACCATGACAGACGCAGAAATGTTGTAA
- a CDS encoding MarR family winged helix-turn-helix transcriptional regulator codes for MKHCIVALSSTLHRFAREFLERQLKENGLKGIVPSHGDILASLYQKQTLTMQELAGRINRTKATTTVLVDKLEKLELVSRVKSEKDSRVYLVSLTEKGKSYEQLFNQIAENMNSRVMNNLTEDEANLLENLLTRAISGFNK; via the coding sequence ATGAAACACTGCATCGTCGCTTTATCTTCAACACTACACCGCTTCGCAAGAGAGTTTCTGGAAAGACAGCTTAAAGAGAACGGTCTTAAAGGAATCGTACCTTCCCATGGAGATATCCTGGCAAGTCTGTATCAGAAGCAGACTCTTACAATGCAGGAGCTGGCAGGAAGGATCAACAGAACCAAAGCTACAACCACGGTACTTGTGGATAAGCTTGAAAAACTTGAGCTCGTATCAAGAGTTAAATCTGAGAAGGACAGCCGTGTATATCTGGTTTCCTTAACCGAGAAAGGCAAATCCTATGAGCAGCTTTTCAATCAGATAGCTGAAAATATGAACAGCAGAGTAATGAATAATCTTACAGAAGATGAGGCAAATCTTCTGGAAAATCTTTTAACCAGAGCTATATCAGGCTTTAATAAATAA
- a CDS encoding acyloxyacyl hydrolase: protein MINLNNLVKACVISPLLFMGFSASAQTSCVEGWDFQAEYLKHNKSDKHVDNYNLHVYKHLWNNDYLSLYYGGTASIANGYMDKDEKKDSDAFGIGPSIMGRLEFNPFGSFYTGLEAGGTMRFFTKAHPAGGRAYDFLWRVGPRFSYKLGNYSALGLTLLYAHASNGMNSHNPGYEMKGVNLDFEYKF from the coding sequence ATGATAAATCTGAACAACCTAGTTAAGGCATGTGTTATTTCTCCACTTCTGTTCATGGGATTTTCAGCTAGTGCACAGACCTCCTGTGTTGAAGGCTGGGATTTTCAGGCCGAATATCTGAAGCATAACAAGTCAGATAAGCATGTAGATAACTATAATCTGCATGTCTATAAACATTTATGGAATAACGACTATCTGTCACTCTACTATGGCGGAACTGCTTCCATAGCCAACGGCTACATGGATAAGGATGAAAAGAAGGATTCAGATGCCTTTGGTATCGGACCATCAATAATGGGTCGTCTTGAATTCAATCCTTTCGGCAGCTTCTACACCGGTCTTGAAGCCGGCGGTACCATGAGATTCTTCACCAAGGCTCATCCTGCTGGCGGCCGTGCCTATGATTTCCTGTGGAGAGTAGGTCCACGCTTCAGCTATAAGCTGGGAAATTATTCTGCCTTAGGTCTGACTCTTCTCTATGCTCATGCCTCAAACGGTATGAATTCACATAACCCTGGATATGAGATGAAGGGTGTAAACCTGGATTTCGAATATAAGTTCTAA
- a CDS encoding thioredoxin family protein has protein sequence MSMMPVNTESFDKEVLGDDGFKMMFIGAEWCGHCKAMKPGVMEFSSENPEIKLCYADADESEELLSKFGITSIPTTLVFKDKKEVLRKVGALSKQELGEIVKTYL, from the coding sequence ATGTCAATGATGCCAGTAAATACAGAAAGTTTTGATAAGGAAGTTTTAGGAGACGATGGCTTCAAGATGATGTTCATCGGTGCCGAGTGGTGTGGACACTGCAAAGCCATGAAACCAGGTGTAATGGAATTTTCATCTGAGAATCCTGAGATTAAGCTTTGCTATGCAGATGCTGACGAATCAGAAGAACTCTTAAGTAAATTCGGAATTACCAGTATTCCAACCACTCTGGTCTTCAAGGATAAGAAAGAAGTTTTAAGAAAGGTTGGCGCTCTGTCCAAGCAGGAGCTTGGTGAGATCGTTAAGACCTACCTATAG
- a CDS encoding MarR family winged helix-turn-helix transcriptional regulator: protein MTKKDKNDPLLLENQVCFPLYACARRVVNTYASLLKELDLTYTQYVTMMVMWEHEKISVKDLGAKLYLDSGTLTPVLKKLCALGVIRKYRDESDERVVIAEITEEGRKLREKALVIPQQICCKISNNSSGFTMDDAMQLKGLLLKLLGSVD, encoded by the coding sequence ATGACTAAAAAAGATAAGAACGATCCTCTGCTTTTAGAGAACCAGGTCTGTTTCCCTCTGTATGCCTGTGCCAGAAGAGTGGTTAACACCTATGCCAGCCTGCTTAAGGAACTGGATCTGACCTATACCCAGTATGTAACCATGATGGTAATGTGGGAGCATGAGAAGATCTCTGTCAAGGATTTAGGCGCCAAGCTGTATCTGGATTCAGGAACTCTGACCCCGGTTCTCAAGAAACTCTGTGCCCTGGGCGTGATCAGAAAATATCGTGATGAGTCAGATGAACGTGTGGTAATAGCTGAAATTACTGAGGAAGGACGTAAGCTTAGGGAAAAAGCTCTGGTTATTCCTCAGCAGATCTGCTGTAAAATCAGCAATAACAGCAGCGGTTTTACTATGGATGATGCAATGCAGTTAAAGGGGCTGTTGTTAAAGCTGCTTGGCAGTGTTGATTAG